Proteins found in one Pantanalinema sp. genomic segment:
- a CDS encoding aminotransferase class I/II-fold pyridoxal phosphate-dependent enzyme yields the protein MPLATPALEAWFNRYEAGATHSLGGTMVQPWRGEDLAPYFPEGWGPAAFEFGYVPTPGSHSLRALISSELAIDADDLFLTAGATEANHAVLRGMLRAGDSVVLQDPLYYQFAGLAEEIGAEVRRWTLGADPRDAIDLEALASLVDDSTRLVVLNTPHNPTGRCLDQASLQAIARIVEALPRAHLLVDEIYRGVGIDLAPSAVTISDRAIVTNAVSKRWCLPGLRLGWVATRSGEIKACLPYHEYATCCVSRLSEQVIEALWPRREELFEENRAIASRNRRCFGEWLEKVGDLVGGVVPPVGVVTLLWPHAEDDRQLCARLREEFGLFCLPGSTLGYAGALRVGFGHRDPAALAEALDRLEAGLRRLAPRAAASLAP from the coding sequence ATGCCCCTCGCCACCCCCGCCCTCGAGGCCTGGTTCAATCGATACGAAGCCGGCGCCACCCACTCGCTGGGCGGCACCATGGTCCAGCCGTGGAGGGGCGAGGACCTCGCGCCCTACTTCCCCGAGGGCTGGGGCCCTGCGGCCTTCGAGTTCGGCTACGTGCCGACGCCCGGCTCTCACTCGCTGCGCGCCCTCATCTCCTCGGAGCTTGCGATCGACGCCGACGACCTCTTTCTCACCGCCGGGGCGACCGAGGCGAACCACGCGGTGCTGCGCGGCATGCTGCGCGCGGGAGACAGCGTCGTCCTGCAAGATCCCCTTTACTACCAGTTCGCGGGCCTGGCCGAAGAGATCGGCGCCGAGGTGCGACGCTGGACGCTGGGTGCGGATCCCCGCGACGCGATCGACCTGGAAGCGCTTGCCTCCCTGGTCGACGACTCCACCCGCCTGGTGGTGCTCAACACCCCCCACAACCCCACCGGCCGCTGCCTGGACCAGGCGAGCCTGCAGGCGATCGCCCGCATCGTCGAGGCCCTCCCCCGGGCCCACCTCCTGGTCGACGAGATCTACCGGGGCGTGGGGATCGACCTCGCCCCGAGCGCCGTCACGATCAGCGATCGCGCCATCGTGACCAACGCCGTCTCCAAGCGGTGGTGCCTGCCGGGCCTGCGCCTCGGCTGGGTCGCCACCCGCTCCGGTGAGATCAAGGCCTGCCTGCCCTACCACGAGTACGCCACCTGCTGCGTCAGCCGCCTCAGCGAGCAGGTCATCGAGGCCCTGTGGCCCCGGCGCGAGGAGCTGTTCGAGGAAAACCGGGCGATCGCCTCGCGCAACCGCCGCTGCTTCGGCGAGTGGCTCGAGAAGGTGGGGGACCTGGTCGGGGGCGTCGTGCCCCCCGTGGGCGTCGTCACCCTCCTCTGGCCCCACGCCGAGGACGACCGGCAGCTCTGCGCCCGGCTGCGCGAGGAGTTCGGGCTATTCTGCCTGCCGGGCAGCACCCTGGGCTATGCGGGGGCCCTGCGGGTCGGCTTCGGGCACCGCGATCCTGCGGCGCTCGCAGAGGCGCTCGACCGGCTGGAGGCGGGGCTGAGACGGCTCGCGCCCCGCGCCGCTGCGAGTCTCGCCCCATGA
- a CDS encoding cAMP/cGMP-dependent 3',5'-cyclic-AMP/GMP phosphodiesterase, translating to MDAPNRLELLPRGGALVETSAGGIQFGAVPETIKDTMRHEGGVPRIFVIPSRMFSIERGISFADLEFPIYFNFFAKRRKIVVVCDTAQRRLLSGILKEAIFGPAKIDLSPDMPATRPPISVPDLAAELAFFRQHPHRPGTELSLDDMVSFVTFDPSGEARIEEVTVRRKACGTFEVADRGAIVATIDAELDVPPAASELKGEPAPFTPPHFGITFIGTGHGFDPTTKTSGCILWLSGRGILVDPPVDSTEWLKERGVNPKLIDSLILTHCHADHDSGTLQKILAEGRITVYTTRTIMGSFSRKYRGLIGLDKRRFEELFDFVPLTVGEPIRIGTGEFWFHYTLHSVPAVGFELYCGGKSLVYTSDTLHDPDAIARMHAEGRLSDARRDELLNFPWHHDLVIHEAGIPPIHTQASYLETLSEDVKRRMLLVHTQKKDLPSGSMLRVAPTGLAETVTLEAEPPRTTEAIRQLDVLARLDLFRGFSIEKAGEFLGMVKTLEFKAGDRIITQGSPGDRFYMIQSGQAVVRDGRKDPKIYGPYDYFGETAIILDAPRTADVDALSDLTALALERHDFQYFLRGSAIANALRHLAQMRLLDSWELLDGSKAFGSLTATQITQIQTFMRNEEASEGAFLSHEGEPQRDCFLVGEGEVEVLSEGRLHATIGRGGFLGEVPLLYASGKQHYSYRLRTPGVVYRLGRRDLADFLKKNPGLHLRLSSQRY from the coding sequence TTGGACGCTCCAAACCGCCTGGAACTGCTGCCGCGCGGGGGTGCCCTGGTCGAGACCTCGGCGGGCGGGATCCAGTTCGGGGCGGTGCCCGAGACGATCAAGGACACCATGCGCCACGAGGGCGGGGTGCCCCGCATCTTCGTCATCCCCTCGCGCATGTTCTCCATCGAGCGCGGCATCAGCTTCGCCGACCTGGAGTTCCCGATCTACTTCAACTTCTTCGCCAAGCGCCGCAAGATCGTCGTGGTCTGCGACACGGCCCAGCGCAGGCTTCTTTCGGGGATCCTCAAGGAGGCCATCTTCGGCCCCGCCAAGATCGACCTCTCCCCCGACATGCCCGCGACGCGGCCGCCGATCTCGGTCCCCGACCTCGCCGCCGAGCTCGCGTTCTTCCGGCAGCATCCCCATCGCCCCGGCACCGAGCTGTCCCTCGACGACATGGTCTCGTTCGTGACCTTCGACCCATCGGGCGAGGCGCGGATCGAGGAGGTGACCGTGCGGCGCAAGGCGTGCGGGACCTTCGAGGTCGCCGATCGCGGCGCGATCGTCGCGACCATCGACGCCGAGCTGGACGTGCCTCCGGCCGCCAGCGAGCTGAAAGGCGAGCCCGCCCCCTTCACCCCGCCCCACTTCGGGATCACCTTCATCGGGACGGGGCACGGCTTCGACCCCACCACCAAGACGTCGGGCTGCATCCTCTGGCTCAGCGGTCGCGGCATCCTGGTGGATCCCCCCGTGGACTCGACCGAGTGGCTCAAGGAGCGCGGGGTCAACCCCAAGCTGATCGATAGCCTGATCCTCACCCACTGCCACGCCGACCACGACAGCGGCACCCTCCAGAAGATCCTGGCCGAGGGCCGGATCACGGTCTACACCACCCGCACCATCATGGGCTCCTTCTCGCGCAAGTACCGGGGCCTGATCGGCCTCGACAAGCGGCGCTTCGAGGAGCTGTTCGACTTCGTGCCGCTGACGGTGGGCGAGCCGATCCGCATCGGAACGGGCGAGTTCTGGTTCCACTACACCCTGCACTCGGTGCCGGCCGTGGGCTTCGAGCTCTACTGCGGGGGAAAGAGCCTCGTCTACACCTCGGACACCCTCCACGACCCCGACGCCATCGCGCGCATGCACGCCGAGGGCCGCCTGAGCGACGCGCGCCGCGACGAGCTGCTCAACTTCCCCTGGCACCACGACCTGGTCATCCACGAGGCGGGCATCCCTCCCATCCACACCCAGGCGAGCTACCTCGAGACCCTGAGCGAGGACGTCAAGCGCCGCATGCTCCTGGTCCACACCCAGAAGAAGGACCTGCCTTCAGGCTCCATGCTCCGAGTGGCGCCGACGGGCCTCGCCGAGACCGTGACCCTCGAGGCCGAGCCCCCCCGCACCACCGAGGCCATTCGCCAGCTCGACGTGCTCGCGCGCTTGGACCTCTTCCGGGGCTTCTCGATCGAGAAGGCCGGGGAGTTCCTGGGCATGGTCAAGACCCTCGAGTTCAAGGCCGGCGATCGCATCATCACCCAGGGGTCGCCGGGCGATCGCTTCTACATGATCCAGTCAGGGCAGGCGGTGGTCCGCGATGGCCGCAAGGATCCCAAGATCTACGGGCCCTACGACTACTTCGGCGAGACGGCGATCATCCTCGACGCCCCCCGAACCGCCGACGTGGACGCCCTGAGCGACCTGACGGCGCTCGCCCTCGAGCGGCACGACTTCCAGTACTTCCTGCGGGGCTCGGCGATCGCTAACGCCCTTCGCCACCTGGCGCAAATGCGCCTGCTCGACTCGTGGGAGCTCCTGGACGGCAGCAAGGCCTTCGGCAGCCTCACCGCCACCCAGATCACCCAGATCCAGACCTTCATGCGCAACGAGGAGGCCTCCGAGGGAGCCTTCCTCTCGCACGAGGGCGAGCCGCAGCGGGATTGCTTCCTGGTCGGCGAGGGCGAGGTGGAGGTGCTGAGCGAGGGCCGCTTGCACGCGACGATCGGTCGGGGCGGCTTCCTGGGCGAGGTTCCCTTGCTGTACGCCTCGGGCAAGCAGCACTACTCCTACCGCCTCCGCACGCCGGGGGTGGTCTACCGCCTGGGGCGCCGGGATCTGGCGGATTTCCTTAAGAAGAACCCGGGCCTGCACCTGAGGCTTTCGAGCCAGCGTTACTGA
- a CDS encoding Fe-Mn family superoxide dismutase, translating into MTTATATKYDIIPYDLTGLVGLSDEQIAQHKTLYAGYVNNTNKLNDELSKMVAEGKADGMDPHFAELKRRLGFEYNGMRLHEFYFSNLKPNGGELSAGSALAKAIEASFGSIDNWKKDLMAVCKMRGVGWAILCQDPHTGKLANNWVTLHEDGNFAGFSPILVIDIWEHAFTVDYKPTERPKYLEAIFQNINWAKVESRLLSGEAIAKARQTVQL; encoded by the coding sequence ATGACCACTGCTACCGCCACCAAATACGACATCATCCCCTACGATCTCACCGGTCTGGTGGGTCTCTCGGACGAGCAGATCGCGCAGCACAAGACGCTGTACGCCGGCTACGTCAACAACACCAACAAGCTCAACGACGAACTCTCCAAGATGGTCGCCGAGGGCAAGGCCGACGGGATGGATCCGCACTTCGCCGAGCTCAAGCGCCGTCTGGGCTTCGAGTACAACGGCATGCGCCTCCACGAGTTCTACTTCAGCAACCTGAAGCCGAACGGCGGCGAGCTGAGCGCCGGTTCCGCGCTCGCCAAGGCCATCGAGGCGAGCTTCGGCTCCATCGACAACTGGAAGAAGGACCTCATGGCCGTCTGCAAGATGCGCGGCGTGGGCTGGGCCATCCTCTGCCAGGATCCCCACACCGGCAAGCTCGCCAACAACTGGGTCACCCTGCACGAGGACGGCAACTTCGCCGGCTTCAGCCCGATCCTGGTCATCGACATCTGGGAGCACGCCTTCACCGTCGACTACAAGCCGACCGAGCGTCCCAAGTACCTCGAGGCGATCTTCCAGAACATCAACTGGGCCAAGGTCGAGTCCCGCCTGCTGAGCGGGGAGGCGATCGCCAAGGCGCGCCAGACCGTCCAGCTCTAA
- the acpS gene encoding holo-ACP synthase translates to MSILGIGVDLVDIERLRGVVARRGEAFLARVFTPDEIAYCQRHKDPGPSLSARFGAKEALVKALGVGWQPGMKWTDIEVQREAGGRPLLVLHGRTGAIAAERGVRAAHLSLTHGEREAVAYVILEG, encoded by the coding sequence ATGAGCATCCTCGGGATCGGCGTCGACCTGGTGGACATCGAACGCTTGCGCGGGGTGGTGGCACGCCGGGGAGAAGCGTTCCTCGCGCGGGTCTTCACCCCGGACGAGATCGCCTACTGCCAGCGCCACAAGGATCCCGGCCCCTCGCTGTCGGCCCGGTTCGGCGCCAAGGAGGCGCTCGTCAAGGCGCTGGGGGTCGGCTGGCAGCCCGGGATGAAGTGGACCGACATCGAGGTCCAGCGCGAGGCGGGGGGGCGCCCCCTTCTCGTCCTGCACGGTCGCACCGGCGCGATCGCGGCCGAGCGCGGCGTTCGGGCCGCGCACCTGAGCCTCACCCACGGGGAGCGCGAGGCCGTGGCCTACGTGATCCTGGAAGGCTAG